From Nonlabens sp. Ci31, the proteins below share one genomic window:
- a CDS encoding DUF4136 domain-containing protein has translation MKKLFTLLVVIALMASCQTVRVSQDYALGTEFSNYKTYAYYKKGVDEAKISELDKKRILRAIDTEMAAKGFIKSENPDVLVSIFTDSKERVDVYNNNWGWGFGYGWGWGGGFWGNNMNNNVTRTTEGILYIDLIDAQKKELIWQGVGTAPLKSTPEKKVERTNEIVKEILQQFPPMPKN, from the coding sequence ATGAAAAAACTATTTACACTTCTCGTAGTAATTGCCTTAATGGCAAGCTGCCAAACAGTACGAGTATCACAAGATTATGCGTTAGGTACTGAATTCAGTAACTATAAAACATATGCCTATTATAAAAAAGGCGTGGATGAGGCAAAAATTTCGGAACTAGATAAAAAACGAATCTTAAGAGCTATCGATACAGAAATGGCAGCAAAAGGATTTATAAAATCTGAAAACCCAGACGTATTAGTCAGCATTTTTACTGATTCGAAAGAACGTGTCGATGTATACAATAATAACTGGGGCTGGGGCTTTGGTTACGGCTGGGGCTGGGGCGGCGGTTTCTGGGGTAATAACATGAATAACAATGTCACCAGAACTACAGAAGGTATCCTTTACATAGATTTAATAGACGCTCAGAAAAAAGAATTGATCTGGCAAGGAGTAGGAACAGCACCGCTTAAATCCACTCCAGAAAAGAAAGTAGAACGCACTAATGAAATTGTAAAAGAAATCTTACAACAGTTTCCACCGATGCCTAAAAACTAG
- a CDS encoding OsmC family protein has protein sequence MKVALERKNKDYLMEATGKSGNKVMIDHSGMEVVQGVSPMELLLMGVGSCSAIDMISILKKQRQEITSYKVEVEGERYLLDDSRPFKEMHVNVFLEGVIDPDKAQKAADLSFEKYCSVSKTFDKIVAIHYKVVVNASQS, from the coding sequence ATGAAAGTAGCCCTAGAAAGAAAAAACAAGGATTACCTGATGGAAGCCACAGGCAAGTCAGGTAATAAAGTAATGATAGACCACAGTGGTATGGAGGTCGTTCAAGGAGTAAGTCCTATGGAATTATTGCTAATGGGTGTAGGTTCTTGCAGTGCGATTGATATGATTTCCATCCTTAAAAAGCAACGCCAGGAAATTACGAGTTATAAAGTAGAAGTAGAGGGAGAGCGTTATTTGTTAGATGACTCCAGACCTTTTAAAGAAATGCATGTAAACGTATTCTTAGAAGGAGTTATTGATCCAGACAAAGCCCAAAAAGCTGCTGATTTAAGTTTTGAAAAATACTGTTCGGTTTCTAAAACCTTTGATAAAATAGTAGCAATACATTACAAGGTAGTTGTAAATGCCAGTCAATCATAG
- a CDS encoding DUF1573 domain-containing protein, giving the protein MKNLFYFLVVAFILFGSAFMILKWDQLQYYFKFGNTDFSKILVESPEDHELNVGQTATYVFNLENTGSNDLNIENVLTECECLIPTIKSSTISSGESTKVYVQFTPEKQGKFIKYAIIEANTAPPLTVLTIEGEVK; this is encoded by the coding sequence ATGAAGAATTTGTTTTATTTTTTAGTAGTTGCATTTATTCTGTTTGGAAGTGCTTTTATGATTTTGAAATGGGATCAACTTCAATATTATTTTAAATTTGGCAATACCGACTTTTCTAAAATTCTGGTTGAATCTCCTGAGGATCATGAGTTGAACGTTGGACAAACGGCAACATATGTTTTTAATTTAGAAAACACAGGTTCTAATGATTTAAATATAGAAAATGTATTAACGGAATGTGAATGTTTAATACCTACTATTAAATCAAGCACAATTAGCAGTGGGGAATCCACTAAAGTTTATGTTCAGTTTACTCCTGAAAAACAAGGTAAATTTATTAAATATGCTATAATTGAAGCAAATACAGCTCCGCCATTAACGGTATTAACAATAGAAGGAGAGGTTAAATAA
- a CDS encoding bacteriocin fulvocin C-related protein: MKKLMLFLICLIVISCSLDDEKGYESLDYVKIDQVLAMQGKMQRLAYSPLSASEKYYVWITRLNEVQKTTINNEQTIILNNLRNHLSINYFNNLEIRESKEQSFSLLKTRVVEQFGADLAKKYFTTLDKIGSSNVNKTDTGIVPPDGGDRQCTCNSSDDWCIYGSSCFAGFCLQTNSGCGWWLEGPCNGTCVSNP; the protein is encoded by the coding sequence ATGAAAAAGTTAATGTTGTTTTTAATTTGCTTAATTGTTATCTCATGTTCACTTGATGATGAAAAAGGTTATGAAAGTTTAGATTATGTGAAAATTGATCAAGTATTGGCGATGCAAGGTAAAATGCAGCGATTGGCATATAGTCCTCTATCAGCGAGTGAAAAGTATTACGTTTGGATTACAAGACTTAATGAAGTTCAAAAAACAACTATTAACAATGAACAGACAATAATTTTGAATAATCTTCGAAATCACCTTTCAATAAATTATTTTAATAATTTAGAAATTAGGGAATCGAAGGAACAATCATTTTCTCTATTGAAAACAAGGGTTGTTGAACAATTTGGAGCTGATTTGGCTAAAAAATACTTCACAACATTAGATAAAATAGGGTCATCGAATGTAAATAAAACAGATACTGGAATTGTTCCACCAGACGGCGGTGATAGACAATGCACTTGTAATTCAAGCGATGATTGGTGTATATATGGAAGTAGTTGTTTTGCTGGATTTTGTTTGCAAACTAATAGTGGTTGTGGTTGGTGGTTAGAAGGACCATGTAATGGAACATGTGTTAGTAATCCTTAA
- a CDS encoding OsmC family protein, giving the protein MKIQIERKNNDYLMEATGKSGNKVMIDHSGMEVVQGVSPMELLLMGVGSCSAIDMISILKKQRQEITSYKVEVEGERYLLDDSRPFKEMHVKVYLEGAIDPDKAQKAADLSFEKYCSVSKSFDKCLKITYIVEVKST; this is encoded by the coding sequence ATGAAAATCCAAATAGAAAGAAAAAATAACGATTACCTAATGGAGGCCACAGGTAAATCAGGTAATAAAGTAATGATAGATCACAGCGGTATGGAAGTCGTTCAAGGAGTTAGTCCTATGGAGTTGCTTCTTATGGGAGTAGGTTCTTGTAGTGCGATTGATATGATTTCCATCCTTAAAAAGCAACGCCAGGAAATTACGAGTTATAAAGTAGAAGTAGAAGGAGAACGTTATTTGTTAGATGACTCCAGGCCCTTTAAAGAAATGCATGTAAAAGTGTACTTAGAAGGAGCTATCGATCCAGACAAAGCCCAAAAGGCTGCTGATTTAAGCTTTGAAAAGTATTGTTCGGTTTCTAAGAGTTTTGATAAATGCTTGAAAATTACTTACATCGTTGAAGTGAAATCAACTTAG